The Verrucomicrobium spinosum DSM 4136 = JCM 18804 DNA segment GCGCTGCCAACGGGGCAGAGTTTGGACTGACATAGGAGTCAGATGAATGACTTGTTACTGAAATGATGATCCTCATGGGAGGGATCCAGCAGGTTTGCTGGGAGACCATGGGGGATGGATTGGATCTGCTGGCAGAACCGCTGTGGCCCGGGGATGGCTCGCAGGGATCGGTCAGGGGAAGGTCACTCATGTCCCAGCGCTTGCTTGAGCGCGGTCGTGGTGGCGGTGAGTTCAGGCAGACTGCACTCACCGCCAAAGCTGATCACGCGATCTTGCAGGACGATGAGGGCGCAGTGGTTCACCTTGGTGGCTCTATGGGGGCCTGAACCGGAAGCCATGGTGAAATAGATGCTGGTGCGGATGTCCCTCACCCCTGAGGCGGGGACGAGTGTTTCATGTTGCCAGTTCCCATGGCTCTCCAGCACCTGTAGAGCCTGGGGAGTGGCGGTGATCTTGAAGTGGGTGCGCAGCATGCGATAACCCGTGAGAAGGGTGCCCAGCCCCAAACCCACGAAGAGGATGACGCTGAGGCACCATAGGATGAAGAGGCCATTCCAAATCAGAACCAACGGCAGGGGCCAGGTTCCCGAGAATGGCAACCACAGGCTCCGTGCCATGATCAGCAAGAAGGTCGCGAAGGCGAAGATCACGCAGCCGAAGATCATGATCCCCTTGCCCAAGTTCCCCGGGGCCACGTGAACGACGCATCCCTGTCCGGGAGCCTCGATAACTATGCGGGGTGCTGGTGCTGACCCGGCGCTGTCTGTGGTTGTCACCTCTGACGAGATGGGGTCCCGTCGCTGCCCAAGGAGGGTGCGACGAAGATCGCCGCAGAGCCCTGATTTTTCGTTGGGAGGGAGCGCGCTTCCGAACCGAATCCTCCCTGATTGACCCTTGATTTCGATCACATAGACGGGACGACGGTTCTGGGAGTACAGGCGCTCCAACTCCACGCTGACGATGTCCTCACGGGGAAGAAACTGGCGTTTGGTGGAGCCAAACACGTTTCTCTCGTGGACCAGTCCCGAAGCATCCAGCGACAAGACATGGCTTGAGAAACTCTGGAGCATGCCGGCGATGAGCAGTCCGACGCCGAGCAGGACAAACCCCACCGCGATCAGGGGAGGTGCGTACCCCTGACTGGCGGCTTTTTCAGAAGAGAGAACGGCAAACGCGACGAAGGCGCAGAACGCCGTCCAAAGGGTGCCGAACCTGAGCAGCGGGTTCCAACTCTTGGGCGCGGGCAGCGTCCAGGTGTGAGTTGCCCCGTTGTGCTCGTGATGGATGTGCGAGGTGGCTGGAGGGCTCTCTTCTATGTGCTCCCCGGCAAATTCTTCTTTGACGCTCTTGTGGCGGTAGGAGGCGGTTTCCAGGACGGAGCACGCATGACCGCATGCTGGACAGGTAACGACTGCCTCCCACAGGATATCATCGCTCAACCGATGGGGGGTGGGAATATCTCCCTGGCACTGGGGACAGGGCAGAGAACGCACTCCTTTTCGGAGTTGTCGCTCTAAAAACCAGCGCAACACGGTGCGCTGCCAACGGGGCACTAGGTGTACTGACATGCATTGCCGGACCCTCCGGCGCGGCTAGCAACGCGCATGGACGGAAAAAATCAACTCCTTCCTCGCGAAACCTTTGTCACTTGGTGATGGATTCCCTGGGCGGTCGGTGGGACGGTGGGACCCCACCATGCGAAGAAAAGCCCGTTCGGATGCCGAGATTGCCACGCTTTACCAGCGGTTGGCGGCTCATTTTATTGATAGCTGCATCATGGTGGCGCTGATGCTCGTGTTTGTGATTCTTGCGGCAATGATGGAGAATGTGAGCAGCCATCTCGCAGGAGCCATGCGAGTTCTGGGAGGCCTGGCGGCGCTCGCCTACCGGCTGCTGGTGGATGGATTCAGGCAAGGCCAGGGGGTGGGAAAGAGACGCATGGGCATTCGGGTGGTGGCCAGCTCAACGGGGCATCCCTGCGGGTTGGGACAGTCTGTGGTGAGGGCGTTGCCGATTTTCATCCCCTTCATCGGTCCGGCGGATGTGTTCCTACTTTTGGTAAACAAGCGTCGACGTCTGGGGGATTTCCTCGCCCGAACAGAGGTGCTACAGGGCAACCCTCCGCCACCACCCGCGCGGAAAAAGAGACAGCGGGCAAAGAAGAAGGGCTGAGGGTTTCAAGGGTGGTTTCGGAGTGTAGGCAACAAAATTGCTGCAACATGCCGCCAATCTGTAGAGAATCGGCGATGAAAAAGGTCAGCGGGGGAGGGCCTATCGTGTGTTAGGCCGTTGCCCGTGATCAGATAGCAATGCCCTGCCACCTGCGATTTTCCCCATGACTGAGATCATCAAACCGACTGAACTGGAAACCGCGTCTGTTGCCCAACGGGTGGTGGCGCATCTCATTGATTTGGCGGTGATGTTTGGGGCAATGATGTTGCCGGTGATGCTAAACCCAGGTGGGAATGTGGAGGTGCTGATGCTCTTTTGCAGCATGTTCGCCGTTTTGGG contains these protein-coding regions:
- a CDS encoding RDD family protein, whose product is MRRKARSDAEIATLYQRLAAHFIDSCIMVALMLVFVILAAMMENVSSHLAGAMRVLGGLAALAYRLLVDGFRQGQGVGKRRMGIRVVASSTGHPCGLGQSVVRALPIFIPFIGPADVFLLLVNKRRRLGDFLARTEVLQGNPPPPPARKKRQRAKKKG